Part of the Ignavibacterium album JCM 16511 genome, AATTTGAAATTTCCAAATAAATCAAATTTAACAATTCGTTTATTTTCCGAATCGAGTACATAAAGATCACCCTGATTTGAGACAACACAACTCAATGGATAGCCAAATCTTTCATCAGGATTATCATTTTCGTGAGTAAAGAGTTGTGAAATAAAATTCAGATTTCTATCGAATCTTTGAATCCGATGATTATTTTTATCTGTAACATAAACTGAAAGAGGGTCTGCAAATACATCAACCGGTTCATCAAACTGCGCCTGATTCCATCCAAATCCACCAACATCTCTCAAAATATTTCCCAATGTATCTAATTGAATTACTTCATCATTGCCTTTGTCTGTAATATAAATGAAGCCGTTTGAAGCAATATAGAATGACGAAGCGTTCTCAAAATTTCCTATTGATTGATGATAAGAAAATTTCTGGCCGAAGCTAATGCTTGAAAAAAGTAAAATCAAATTAATCAGGTTCTTCATAAGCTTTACAAAATTTTTTATAAACATAATCAGTTCAGATTTCAACATCAAATCTAATGTTAAAATTGCATTTATAAGCGTCCTTCGATATATTTCGAAACAAAATTTGGGTGATTTAATTGTCCCGTGGTGTAACTGGCAACACGTCTGACTCTGGATCAGAAGAGTCCAGGTTCGAGCCCTGGCGGGACAACTGATTAGAAAAGTTTTGATGTACAATGAACCTTTGATTTCATTGTACATTTTTAATTATATAAACTACATTGGCGCGTTCGTCTAGTGGCTTAGGACGCCGCCCCCGACAAGTCGGGACGGAGATGACGGTTTCGAATAAAAAAGACAGATGAATTATTTAAGAAAAGCAACTCGTTCTTTAAGAAGTTTACTGAGGAAAAAATCTTACATTGGCGCGTTCGTCTAGTGGCTTAGGACGCCGCTCCCGACAAGTCGGGACGGAGATGACGGTTTCGAATAAAAAAGACAGATGAATTATTTAAGAAAAGCAACTCGTTCTTTAAGAAGTTTACTGAGGAAAAAATCTTACATTGGCGCGTTCGTCTAGTGGCTTAGGACGCCGCTCCCGACAAGTCGGGACGGAGATGACGGTTTCGAATAAAAAAGACAGATGAATTATTTAAGAAAAGCAACTCGTTCTTTAAGAAGTTTACTGAGGAAAAAATCTTACATTGGCGCGTTCGTCTAGTGGCTTAGGACGCCGCTCCCGACAAGTCGGGACGGAGATGACGGTTTCGAATAAAAAAGACAGATGAATTATTTAAGAAAAGCAACTCGTTCTTTAAGAAGTTTACTGAGGAAAAAATCTTACATTGGCGCGTTCGTCTAGTGGCTTAGGACGCCGCTCCCGACAAGTCGGGACGGAGATGACGGTTTCGAATAAAAAAGACAGATGAATTATTTAAGAAAAGCAACTCGTTCTTTAAGAAGTTTACTGAGGAAAAAATCTTACATTGGCGCGTTCGTCTAGTGGCTTAGGACGCCGCTCCCGACAAGTCGGGACGGAGATGACGGTTTCGAATAAAAAAGACAGATGAATTATTTAAGAAAAGCAACTCGTTCTTTAAGAAGTTTACTGAGGAAAAAATCTTACATTGGCGCGTTCGTCTAGTGGCTTAGGACGCCGCCCTCTCAAGGCGGAGATCACGGGTTCGAATCCCGTACGCGCTACAAAGACCTTATCGAAAAATTAATTATTTTACTATTGCACCCATACCATATTTGGGGTTATCCAAATAAGTCGTTCCGAAGAATCCCGCATGCTTCAATAATTAATTTTAATCTATCAATAACTTTTACGGCTCGGTTTCTCTTACCAATTTTGAAATCGAAGAGAATCTGTAATAACCAACAGGATCGGGAGAATTTTCATTTATAATTGCCACACTATCAGTGCGAAATTCACGCATAACCAGACCAGATTTAAGATTAATATAGTCATTGAAAATTAATTGCCAATTCCAGTCTGATTCTACCTTAAAGCAATTATATGTAACACCATTTATCGTAACATTTTCTTCCTTTGCAATAAATCTTTCGCGGTAAAACGGATCGATTAATTCGACCCACCGCGAACCAAGTCTTATTGGATATTCTAAAACTTTTCTTGGATAAGTGTAAAACTGAATAGAATCACCAGGTAAATTTTGTGATTTGCCCCCTTCGTATGAAGCCGGACTTAAGCCAAATCTCATAATAATCTTTATGAAATCTTCATCACTTTTTATATTCATCTTGGGAATAATTATCTGAGAACTACCAGGGTTTGAATACACAATTGCATACAAACCACTATCTGCATTTAAATACCACATTTTATGAATATACTGCGGAGTGGTAACATCATATTCCTCAAATAAAACTAATTTGGAAAAGTTGCCAACTGAATCATTTAATTTTGTAATCTTACAAATTGTGTTTCCGAGATCCATAATTTCAGTT contains:
- a CDS encoding NHL repeat-containing protein, which produces MFIKNFVKLMKNLINLILLFSSISFGQKFSYHQSIGNFENASSFYIASNGFIYITDKGNDEVIQLDTLGNILRDVGGFGWNQAQFDEPVDVFADPLSVYVTDKNNHRIQRFDRNLNFISQLFTHENDNPDERFGYPLSCVVSNQGDLYVLDSENKRIVKFDLFGNFKLQFGGIDAGEFALGNPVAMAISSNGIIFIADQNFLIAFDQFGNGFSKVKFTEQINSLEILFDNITLTSKKKILFAKFSKTNIDFYYLTTDYEFDNDIVSSILFIDKLYVLTPKKILIFLPSSD